In Corylus avellana chromosome ca2, CavTom2PMs-1.0, the following proteins share a genomic window:
- the LOC132168811 gene encoding pentatricopeptide repeat-containing protein At2g17525, mitochondrial-like: MSRATMMLSSTLMLEALWNCNNHSAPTTETKPLKRWKDETRKTKHFSMPKISNSSILAIFSTEAYQRFLLLGRKSKPISFASSFSSSSSTSPYPVPTQQQIAHLILNQKSASQALETFRWASKLPNFTHSQSTYRALIRNLCAFRRFDTVQDLLDEMPNSIGSPPDDDIFVTIIRGLGRARMVKQVIKVVDLVSRFEKKPSLKIFNSILNVLVRDDIDLARAFYRKRMMGCGVEGDDYTFGILMKGLCLTDRIGDGFKLLQVMKSRGITPNTVIYNTLLHALCRNGKTGRARSLMNEMKEPNDVTFNVLISAYSKEENLVQALVLLEKCFSFGFVPDIITVTKVLELLCNVGRVTEAVEILERLETKGGVIDIVAYNTLIKGFCRLGKMKVGFSFLTKMERKGCLPNVDTYNILISGFCEQRMLDLALDLFKEMKTEGINWNFVTYETLIKALCSGGRMEDGFKILELMEESKGGCGRRISPYNSVLYGLYKENQLDEALAFLKMMGKLFPRAVDRSLSILAFCADGAIENAKKVFDQMLGEGGVPSVLVYDYLIHGFCQQGCVREAFELVNEMVHLGYFPLASTFNALISGFCRQGKVSSALKLMDDMVERGCILDITSYNPLINALCRKGDFQKALELLSHMVEMGILPDSSSWNSLLLCFCQETSNNMFQVTDHLLQQIAQK, encoded by the exons ATGAGCAGGGCTACAATGATGCTCTCAAGCACACTAATGCTGGAGGCACTATGGAACT GCAATAATCACTCAGCACCCACTACGGAGACAAAACCACTCAAGCGTTGGAAAGACGAGACTCGTAAAACAAAGCACTTCTCAATGCCCAAAATCTCTAACTCTTCAATTCTTGCAATCTTCTCCACTGAAGCATATCAAAGATTTCTTCTTCTCGGCCGaaaatcaaaacccatttcATTTGCATCCTCattctcatcctcctcctccacaTCACCATATCCTGTTCCAACCCAGCAGCAGATTGCGCATTTGATACTAAACCAGAAATCGGCCTCCCAAGCCCTTGAAACCTTCAGATGGGCCTCCAAACTCCCCAACTTCACCCACTCTCAGTCCACCTACCGTGCTTTAATACGCAATTTATGTGCTTTCCGTCGCTTTGATACTGTACAGGATCTGCTCGACGAAATGCCCAACTCAATCGGGTCACCCCCAGATGACGACATTTTCGTTACTATCATCCGTGGTCTCGGGCGGGCGCGTATGGTTAAGCAAGTGATCAAAGTGGTTGACTTGGTTTCTCGGTTTGAAAAGAAACCGTCTTTGAAGATTTTCAATTCAATACTAAATGTTCTTGTCAGGGACGATATTGATTTGGCTAGAGCGTTTTATAGGAAGAGAATGATGGGGTGTGGTGTTGAAGGCGATGATTACACTTTCGGGATCTTAATGAAAGGGCTTTGCTTGACTGACAGGATTGGCGATGGCTTTAAGCTTTTGCAAGTGATGAAGTCTAGGGGAATTACACCAAATACCGTGATTTATAACACATTACTTCATGCACTTTGCAGGAATGGGAAAACTGGGAGAGCAAGGAGCTTGATGAATGAAATGAAGGAACccaatgatgtgacttttaatgtcTTAATATCTGCTTACTCTAAAGAAGAGAATTTGGTTCAAGCTCTAGTTCTGTTAGAGAAGTGCTTCAGTTTTGGGTTTGTGCCAGATATTATTACAGTAACTAAGGTGCTGGAACTTCTCTGCAATGTTGGTCGTGTAACTGAGGCTGTTGAGATTTTGGAGAGATTGGAGACTAAGGGAGGTGTGATAGACATTGTGGCATATAATACTTTGATAAAGGGTTTTTGTAGATTAGGGAAAATGAAAGTTGGGTTTTCCTTTCTGACAAAGATGGAGAGAAAGGGCTGCCTTCCAAATGTAGACACCTACAACATTTTAATCTCTGGATTTTGTGAGCAAAGGATGTTGGATTTGGCTCTTGATCTGTTTAAAGAGATGAAAACAGAAGGGATTAACTGGAATTTTGTTACATACGAGACACTAATCAAGGCTTTGTGTTCAGGAGGTAGGATGGAAGATGGGTTTAAGATTTTAGAACTAATGGAGGAGAGTAAGGGGGGTTGTGGGAGGCGGATTAGTCCTTATAACAGTGTGTTATATGGTCTATACAAGGAAAATCAGTTGGATGAAGCACTAGCATTTCTGAAAATGATGGGGAAGTTATTTCCTAGAGCTGTTGATAGGAGCTTGAGTATTTTAGCTTTTTGTGCAGATGGCGCCATTGAGAATGCAAAGAAGGTTTTTGATCAGATGCTTGGAGAAGGGGGAGTTCCAAGTGTTCTTGTTTATGATTATTTAATCCATGGATTTTGCCAACAAGGATGTGTGCGTGAAGCGTTTGAACTGGTGAATGAGATGGTTCATCTTGGTTATTTTCCGCTTGCATCTACATTCAATGCCTTGATTAGTGGATTTTGCAGGCAGGGGAAAGTTAGCAGTGCTTTGAAGCTCATGGATGACATGGTTGAGAGGGGTTGCATTCTGGATATAACAAGTTATAATCCCTTGATTAATGCTCTGTGTAGGAAGGGAGATTTTCAGAAGGCTTTGGAGCTCCTTTCACACATGGTAGAAATGGGGATCCTCCCTGATTCTTCATCATGGAATTCATTGCTTCTTTGTTTTTGCCAAGAAACCAGCAATAACATGTTCCAAGTAACTGATCACCTGTTGCAACAAATTGCTCAGAAGTGA